One region of Miscanthus floridulus cultivar M001 chromosome 19, ASM1932011v1, whole genome shotgun sequence genomic DNA includes:
- the LOC136528719 gene encoding uncharacterized protein yields MEFIKFEVADFESSYHAIFGRPALAKFMAVPHYLYLLLMMSGPNGVLSFRGDLKCSYDCDTEAVQIIARMQQAYEAQEIANIAQQTKPEDMEILTKKAGIIAPPSKTNTIEIDLGIGDPSKMAIISAHLSKE; encoded by the coding sequence ATGGAGTTCATCAAGTTCGAGGTGGCTGATTTTGAATCATCATACCATGCTATCTTCGGTCGACCtgctttggccaagttcatggccgtaccacatTATCTGTATCTCTTGCTCATGATGTCGGGCCCCAATGGCGTACTCTCCTTCCGAGGCGACCTCAAGTGCTCATATGACTGCGACACGGAAGCAGTCCAGATTATAGCTAGAATGCAGCAAGCCTATGAAGCACAGGAGATTGCCAACATTGCACAACAGACTAAGCCGGAAGACATGGAGATTCTGACTAAGAAGGCGGGAATCATTGCACCACCCTCTAAGACGAATaccattgagattgatctgggtaTTGGTGATCCCTCTAAGATGGCTATCATCAGCGCCCACCTTTCCAAAGAATAG